Proteins encoded within one genomic window of Dyadobacter chenhuakuii:
- a CDS encoding DUF2283 domain-containing protein, with protein MDIRYFQDTDTLLLVFNQNEIVSTDDVNENMLVDLDANGNPVSLTIEHAQHMTNVHGLSFQQISQGSVKQLVNI; from the coding sequence ATGGATATCAGGTATTTTCAGGACACGGACACGCTTTTACTGGTTTTTAATCAGAATGAGATCGTGTCGACTGATGATGTAAATGAGAACATGCTCGTCGATTTGGATGCGAACGGCAATCCTGTTTCACTGACTATCGAACATGCGCAGCATATGACGAATGTGCATGGGTTATCCTTCCAGCAGATCAGCCAAGGTTCTGTTAAACAACTCGTTAATATCTAA
- a CDS encoding polyprenol monophosphomannose synthase, giving the protein MNNSIVVIPTYNEIENVEAIIRKVFSLSQPFHVLIIDDGSPDGTAAVVKELMRTYEGQLHLVERKGKLGLGTAYIHGFKWAMERGYEYIFEMDADFSHPPEDLIRLHHACAVEGHDVAIGSRYITGVNVVNWPINRVLMSYFAGYYVRMITGMQIMDPTAGFICYTSKVLKTINLDNIRFIGYAFQIEMKFNSWKYGFDIVEVPIIFTDRTKGASKMSKGIFKEAILGVITLKVNSFFKRYIPHGQAQK; this is encoded by the coding sequence GTGAATAATAGTATTGTAGTAATCCCTACCTACAACGAGATTGAAAATGTCGAGGCAATCATACGAAAAGTATTTAGCTTAAGTCAGCCATTTCACGTCCTTATCATTGACGACGGCTCGCCCGACGGCACGGCGGCTGTGGTGAAAGAGCTTATGAGAACGTATGAAGGCCAACTTCACCTGGTTGAAAGAAAGGGGAAATTAGGATTGGGAACTGCCTACATTCACGGCTTCAAATGGGCCATGGAGCGTGGTTATGAATATATTTTTGAAATGGATGCGGACTTCTCCCATCCGCCCGAAGATTTGATCCGCCTGCACCATGCATGCGCTGTTGAAGGTCACGATGTGGCCATCGGCTCGCGTTACATTACGGGGGTTAATGTTGTTAACTGGCCCATTAACAGGGTTTTAATGTCTTATTTTGCAGGATATTATGTGCGAATGATCACAGGAATGCAGATCATGGACCCGACTGCCGGATTTATTTGCTATACGAGCAAAGTTTTGAAAACCATTAACCTGGACAACATTCGTTTCATCGGTTATGCTTTTCAAATTGAAATGAAATTCAATTCCTGGAAATACGGTTTCGACATTGTGGAAGTGCCGATCATTTTCACAGACAGGACCAAAGGCGCTTCCAAAATGTCAAAAGGAATCTTCAAGGAAGCGATCCTTGGCGTGATAACATTGAAAGTCAACAGCTTTTTTAAGCGCTATATCCCGCATGGCCAAGCTCAGAAATAG
- a CDS encoding M20 metallopeptidase family protein, which yields MSQLQEKIKALAKDQSADIIAHRRHLHSNPELSFEEYKTAKYVAAELTAIGLQPEEGVAGTGVVAIIEGRNPEKRVVGLRADMDALPILEANDVPYKSTVPGVMHACGHDVHTSSLLGTARILNQLKEEFEGTIKLVFQPAEEKAPGGASLMIKEGVLENPKPASMVGQHVAPNIPVGKIGFREGMYMASTDELYLTVKGKGGHAAAPHQLVDPVLMASHIIVALQQIISRNRNPANPAVLSFGRFIADGVTNVIPNEVTIQGTWRCMDEEWRADGLKRMKKMAEGIAEAMGGSCEFDIVHGYPFLKNHPELTRRVRSSATDYMGAENVIDLDLWMAGEDFAFYSQVVDSCFYRLGTRNEERGIISGVHTPTFDIDESALEISTGLMSWLAISELGHAGYSA from the coding sequence ATGTCTCAGCTGCAAGAAAAAATAAAAGCCCTCGCCAAAGATCAATCCGCCGATATTATCGCACATCGCCGCCATTTGCACAGCAATCCTGAGTTGTCTTTTGAAGAATATAAAACAGCAAAATATGTTGCGGCTGAATTAACAGCAATCGGCTTGCAACCCGAAGAAGGCGTTGCCGGAACTGGCGTTGTCGCGATCATTGAAGGCAGAAATCCTGAAAAACGTGTGGTTGGCTTGCGCGCAGATATGGACGCGCTACCGATTTTGGAGGCCAATGATGTTCCTTACAAATCAACCGTTCCGGGCGTCATGCACGCTTGCGGGCACGATGTGCATACTTCTTCTTTGCTGGGAACGGCGAGGATTTTGAATCAATTAAAAGAAGAGTTTGAAGGAACGATCAAGCTGGTTTTTCAGCCTGCTGAGGAAAAAGCGCCGGGAGGAGCTTCGTTAATGATAAAAGAAGGTGTTTTGGAAAACCCAAAACCGGCGAGCATGGTCGGCCAGCACGTTGCACCGAACATTCCGGTTGGTAAAATCGGTTTTCGCGAAGGCATGTACATGGCAAGCACCGACGAGCTTTACTTAACTGTAAAAGGAAAAGGCGGCCACGCAGCGGCTCCGCATCAGTTGGTGGATCCGGTTTTAATGGCCTCGCATATCATTGTTGCGTTGCAGCAAATCATCAGCCGAAATAGAAATCCCGCCAATCCAGCCGTGCTTTCGTTCGGAAGGTTCATTGCAGATGGCGTAACAAATGTTATTCCAAACGAAGTGACCATTCAGGGAACGTGGCGTTGTATGGATGAAGAATGGCGGGCAGATGGTTTGAAAAGAATGAAAAAAATGGCAGAAGGCATCGCTGAAGCCATGGGCGGAAGCTGTGAATTTGACATTGTACACGGTTACCCGTTCCTTAAAAACCATCCCGAGCTTACCAGACGTGTCAGAAGTTCAGCCACGGATTATATGGGAGCAGAAAACGTCATTGACCTCGATCTTTGGATGGCTGGCGAAGATTTTGCGTTTTACTCACAGGTTGTAGATTCTTGTTTTTACAGACTAGGAACCCGCAATGAAGAACGCGGTATCATTTCCGGCGTGCACACGCCTACATTTGACATTGACGAAAGCGCATTGGAAATCTCAACCGGATTAATGAGCTGGCTGGCTATTTCTGAGCTTGGCCATGCGGGATATAGCGCTTAA
- a CDS encoding glycosyltransferase family 2 protein — protein sequence MKLSVVIPAYNEEESITHTLTSLHQTLNKYNIPHEICVTNDNSKDGTLRVLDELSLQIPTLVYYTNPGPNGFGYAVRYGLERFKGDCVAVFMADMSDDPEDLVKYYYKMLEGDYDCVFGSRWEKGGKVIDYPALKKVINRVANFIVKVVMGIKYNDTTNAFKLYKRETIEGIKPFLAPHFNLTIELPLKAMVRGYNYAVVPNSWTNRKYGESKLKIKEMGSRYFFILMYCLIEKYFSQGDFMKKSTAPKKEVSR from the coding sequence ATGAAGCTAAGCGTCGTAATACCAGCATATAATGAGGAGGAATCAATTACACACACTCTTACATCGCTGCACCAAACATTAAATAAATACAATATTCCTCACGAAATATGCGTCACAAACGATAATTCCAAAGATGGAACACTTCGTGTGCTGGACGAGCTTTCACTTCAAATCCCAACATTGGTTTACTACACAAATCCCGGCCCGAATGGCTTTGGATATGCGGTAAGATATGGTTTAGAGCGCTTTAAAGGAGATTGTGTGGCCGTTTTCATGGCCGATATGTCTGACGATCCTGAGGATTTGGTAAAATATTATTACAAAATGCTCGAAGGCGATTATGACTGCGTTTTCGGATCGCGTTGGGAGAAGGGTGGAAAGGTCATTGATTATCCTGCATTGAAAAAAGTCATCAACCGCGTTGCCAATTTTATTGTAAAAGTGGTGATGGGGATCAAATACAATGATACGACCAACGCATTTAAGCTTTATAAAAGAGAAACTATTGAAGGCATTAAGCCATTTTTAGCTCCACATTTTAACCTTACCATTGAACTTCCCTTAAAAGCAATGGTGCGCGGTTATAATTATGCCGTTGTCCCAAATAGCTGGACAAACCGTAAATACGGCGAATCGAAGCTGAAAATTAAGGAAATGGGAAGCCGCTATTTCTTTATCTTAATGTATTGCCTCATCGAAAAATACTTCTCGCAAGGCGATTTTATGAAGAAATCTACTGCGCCTAAAAAGGAAGTCAGCCGCTAA
- a CDS encoding glycosyltransferase family 2 protein, with translation MKLSVCVPTYNHERYIGQMLDGALMQVTDFEFEIVIGDDASTDATPAIIREYQEKNPGRIRAYLHSENQGPKEPREFAGRNNVLQLLKACKGEYVAMCEGDDYWTDPLKLQKQVDFLDANPDFAISHHNVLVTYEDGSPEHFFNTPDQKAVSSIEDILEDKWFMATASWVYRNHFLQNDFADWHAKAAAGDWAVIIQLAAQGKIGYFPEPMGVYHKHSAGLSNVHANTNQKFWQNRRDMFENVGKWLGNRYDEVIAKTLARYDEQLSLFEKIGS, from the coding sequence TTGAAACTTTCCGTTTGCGTTCCTACATATAATCATGAGCGATACATTGGGCAGATGCTTGATGGGGCCTTGATGCAGGTGACGGATTTTGAATTTGAGATTGTGATTGGAGATGATGCTTCTACGGATGCTACGCCTGCGATCATTCGCGAATATCAGGAAAAAAATCCTGGACGGATTCGGGCGTATTTACATTCGGAAAATCAGGGTCCCAAGGAGCCGAGGGAATTTGCAGGGCGGAATAATGTGCTGCAATTGCTGAAAGCTTGTAAAGGCGAATATGTGGCGATGTGCGAGGGGGATGACTATTGGACTGATCCGCTGAAATTACAGAAGCAAGTCGATTTCCTGGATGCGAATCCGGATTTTGCTATATCCCACCATAACGTTCTGGTGACCTACGAAGACGGGTCGCCAGAACATTTTTTTAATACGCCTGATCAAAAAGCCGTTTCCAGCATTGAGGATATTCTGGAAGATAAATGGTTTATGGCCACCGCTAGCTGGGTTTACAGAAATCATTTTCTCCAAAACGACTTCGCCGACTGGCATGCAAAAGCCGCTGCCGGCGATTGGGCGGTGATCATTCAACTGGCTGCACAGGGCAAGATTGGCTATTTTCCTGAGCCTATGGGCGTTTATCACAAGCATAGCGCGGGGCTGAGTAACGTTCACGCGAACACGAATCAAAAGTTTTGGCAGAACCGGCGGGATATGTTTGAAAATGTTGGTAAATGGCTGGGCAACAGATATGATGAGGTGATCGCAAAGACATTGGCGCGCTACGATGAGCAGCTATCCTTATTTGAAAAAATTGGCAGTTAG
- a CDS encoding DUF58 domain-containing protein has product MFEQFLGKLRKYEIRMRKAVTSERYGNFHSVFKGSGLEFDDLRLYQYGDDVRAIDWNTSAKGHGTFVKIFKEDKEQTAFFMLDVSASQQVGELKRLKIDIAKEICGVLTLSAIQEASRVGLLCFSDKNERYIRPSDGMKHGYGVISELYKLVPESTKTNIAEAILVTLNVVKRRSLIFLISDFIDNNYQHNLKALARKHDLIVIHLYDSREVNLPGLGIIPLYDAEKQSTVWVNTSSKQYKEEMASRFSKRSSELERLCHQNRADYISINTQEDYVPALIHLFKVRRYTKSSASS; this is encoded by the coding sequence ATGTTTGAACAGTTTCTTGGAAAGCTAAGAAAGTATGAAATCCGCATGCGGAAAGCGGTGACCAGCGAGCGTTACGGCAATTTTCACTCCGTTTTCAAAGGTTCAGGTCTGGAATTCGACGACCTGCGGCTTTACCAATATGGCGACGACGTGCGCGCCATCGACTGGAACACTTCTGCCAAAGGACACGGAACATTCGTCAAAATTTTCAAAGAGGATAAAGAGCAAACCGCCTTTTTCATGCTCGATGTAAGCGCGTCGCAGCAAGTAGGAGAGCTGAAAAGACTTAAAATTGACATTGCAAAGGAGATTTGTGGTGTTTTAACATTATCCGCGATTCAGGAAGCCTCGCGGGTTGGTCTGCTTTGTTTTTCTGATAAAAATGAGCGCTATATCCGGCCGTCGGACGGCATGAAGCACGGTTATGGCGTAATTTCAGAACTCTACAAGCTTGTTCCGGAATCAACAAAGACAAACATTGCCGAGGCGATTTTGGTAACGTTAAATGTTGTTAAAAGAAGGAGTCTCATCTTTTTGATCTCCGATTTCATAGACAATAATTATCAGCATAACCTGAAAGCGTTAGCCCGCAAGCATGATCTGATCGTCATTCATTTGTACGATTCAAGGGAAGTGAACCTGCCGGGCTTGGGCATTATTCCGCTTTACGACGCAGAAAAGCAGAGCACGGTTTGGGTTAACACATCTTCCAAACAATACAAGGAAGAAATGGCAAGTCGTTTCAGCAAACGAAGCTCAGAGCTTGAAAGACTTTGCCATCAAAACCGCGCGGACTACATTTCGATCAATACACAAGAGGATTATGTGCCCGCGCTGATCCATTTGTTTAAAGTGAGACGTTATACTAAAAGTAGTGCATCGTCGTAA
- a CDS encoding class I SAM-dependent methyltransferase: MNQKEFLESLVCPLTGTALTIAEDGKSLKSEDGTIYEVGDTGIVNMLYPKELLPEDAREQYLYDQAFLRYDKGVSWVFETLNHSDEASTRQFFIDLMELKPGMKALEVGAGTGNDSSLILDRVRPGGTAVLSDLSPNMLKLAQEKLSTEEVNVHYFLGNGSYLPFPDDTFDAVFHFGGINTFSERKRAFAELTRVVRPGGKVVVGDESIAPWLRNTPTYATLLKANPLFRAEVPLEDVPANIENFKLHYVFGNAFYVMEYRVTAKAPEVDIDLPIPGKDFVDNWRLRAEKAVD, translated from the coding sequence ATGAATCAAAAGGAGTTTTTAGAATCGTTGGTTTGTCCGCTTACAGGAACCGCACTAACAATCGCAGAAGACGGAAAATCACTGAAAAGTGAAGACGGAACAATATATGAAGTAGGCGATACGGGCATTGTTAACATGCTTTATCCCAAAGAGTTACTGCCAGAAGATGCCCGCGAGCAATATTTATACGATCAGGCTTTCCTTCGCTACGACAAAGGTGTTTCCTGGGTTTTTGAAACATTAAACCATTCAGACGAAGCTTCGACCAGACAATTCTTTATTGACCTGATGGAATTGAAACCGGGCATGAAAGCACTCGAAGTAGGCGCTGGAACCGGTAATGATTCATCATTGATTTTAGACCGCGTAAGACCAGGCGGAACAGCAGTTTTGTCCGATCTTTCTCCTAATATGTTGAAACTGGCACAAGAAAAACTCTCGACAGAAGAGGTTAATGTGCATTATTTCCTTGGAAACGGTTCTTACCTGCCATTCCCTGACGATACTTTTGACGCTGTGTTCCATTTTGGTGGCATTAATACATTCTCTGAAAGAAAACGTGCATTTGCCGAGCTTACCCGCGTAGTTCGTCCGGGTGGAAAAGTGGTTGTGGGTGACGAGAGCATTGCGCCTTGGTTACGGAACACGCCTACTTACGCTACATTGTTAAAAGCCAATCCGCTTTTCCGTGCCGAGGTGCCTCTGGAAGACGTTCCTGCCAACATTGAGAATTTCAAGCTGCATTATGTGTTTGGAAATGCTTTTTATGTGATGGAATACAGAGTTACTGCGAAGGCTCCGGAAGTGGACATTGACCTGCCGATCCCGGGCAAAGATTTCGTGGATAACTGGCGTTTGCGCGCTGAAAAGGCGGTTGATTAA
- a CDS encoding phytanoyl-CoA dioxygenase family protein has translation MSTLQEQFNNDGYVLLRDFLDKDVVNNIYTDARKIFATQIKHVTGKTPDIDNRDEFENAMFEFFEKDFNAFVNTGKTVQHTFSLHRLGLDPKIEDILKQVGLSSPIIGARAAMQFNSRFLSKDGSKHWKLDAHQDWRTGQGSLDSTVIWFPMVDAGADIGALQVIPGSHKIGLQESNTSGYQGGITTTLKEEDFVQTEFKVGDILVFSAFLIHQSGNNITNNIRWSVQLRYNNLDEPTFIERGYPMAYIYKPETELVTPNFPSVEQLKEVFS, from the coding sequence ATGAGCACACTTCAGGAGCAATTCAACAATGACGGCTATGTCCTTTTAAGAGATTTTTTGGACAAAGACGTTGTCAATAACATTTATACGGACGCCAGAAAAATATTCGCAACCCAAATCAAGCATGTCACTGGCAAAACGCCGGATATCGACAACCGCGATGAGTTTGAAAATGCAATGTTTGAGTTTTTTGAAAAAGACTTCAATGCATTCGTCAACACGGGTAAAACTGTTCAGCATACATTCTCGCTGCACAGACTTGGCCTTGATCCGAAGATCGAAGACATTCTGAAACAAGTTGGTCTTTCCAGTCCGATCATCGGCGCACGTGCTGCGATGCAGTTCAACAGCCGCTTCTTGTCAAAAGATGGCAGTAAGCACTGGAAACTGGACGCACATCAGGATTGGCGCACAGGCCAGGGCTCATTGGACAGCACCGTAATCTGGTTCCCAATGGTTGATGCAGGCGCTGATATTGGTGCTTTGCAGGTGATTCCAGGCAGTCACAAAATCGGTTTGCAGGAATCAAATACATCGGGTTACCAAGGCGGGATTACCACCACGTTGAAAGAAGAAGATTTTGTTCAAACCGAATTCAAAGTCGGCGACATTCTCGTCTTCTCCGCATTCCTGATCCACCAATCCGGCAACAACATTACCAACAACATCCGCTGGTCCGTACAACTCCGCTACAACAACCTGGACGAGCCAACATTCATCGAAAGAGGCTATCCAATGGCATACATTTACAAGCCGGAGACGGAATTGGTAACACCTAATTTTCCTAGCGTGGAGCAATTGAAAGAGGTTTTTAGCTGA
- a CDS encoding DUF4296 domain-containing protein, producing the protein MRCPTVNFPNGLIHFLLAMLLFSSCVSDEKPPKDTMSEEKMATILTDIHLAESRVNRMQLRSLDSSLMIFGKLKSDIWKKHKVDTVAYRKSYDYYMTRPETMTRIYEKVNKNVEIREKTNNIKL; encoded by the coding sequence ATGAGGTGTCCGACAGTTAATTTCCCGAACGGGTTGATCCACTTTTTACTCGCTATGCTGCTTTTTTCAAGTTGTGTCAGCGATGAAAAGCCGCCTAAGGATACAATGAGCGAGGAAAAAATGGCGACGATCCTGACGGATATACATTTGGCCGAGTCGCGGGTGAACCGCATGCAATTAAGATCGCTCGATTCGTCGCTGATGATCTTTGGCAAGCTCAAAAGCGACATTTGGAAAAAACACAAAGTGGACACTGTGGCTTACCGCAAAAGCTACGATTATTACATGACCCGTCCGGAAACGATGACGCGGATCTATGAAAAAGTGAACAAGAATGTGGAGATCCGGGAGAAAACAAATAATATTAAGCTCTGA
- a CDS encoding VWA domain-containing protein, with the protein MEKWFSFKWFGYEVFRSYKWVYPYFLYLLPFVPLLFWLRNALHRKHKQRLVITYSPVRGARDWQKLLRFVQPVSVGLGICLILVALARPQVISERTDQYSEGIDIMLLLDISDSMMEKDLSPNRLEAAKLVAREFIRGRLQDRIGLIVFAGEAVSLCPLTTDYELLYGFLNEISPAMVPTAGTAIGSALAVAVNRMRETPGESKVAILISDGDNTSGNLGPATSAQLAHAFGVKVYTISVGKQKKSTRTDSAAVSNALVDETELKNIAGLGNGKYFRASDNSALAGVFKQIDQIEKVKSRDVVSRDVTDFYRVYLYWAVLFLLIAIGTKSTFMANILED; encoded by the coding sequence ATGGAAAAGTGGTTTTCATTCAAATGGTTTGGTTATGAGGTCTTTCGGTCTTACAAATGGGTGTATCCGTACTTTTTGTATTTGCTGCCATTCGTCCCGCTTCTTTTCTGGCTGCGAAATGCGTTGCACAGGAAGCATAAGCAGCGCCTGGTGATCACTTATAGTCCGGTTCGCGGCGCTCGCGACTGGCAAAAATTGCTTCGTTTTGTCCAGCCAGTTTCAGTAGGACTTGGCATTTGTCTGATTCTCGTTGCACTGGCGCGTCCCCAGGTCATTTCGGAAAGAACAGATCAATATTCGGAAGGCATTGACATTATGCTTTTACTAGACATTTCCGATTCCATGATGGAAAAAGACCTTAGCCCAAACCGTTTGGAAGCGGCAAAACTGGTTGCCAGGGAGTTTATCAGAGGTCGTTTGCAGGACCGGATCGGGTTGATTGTTTTTGCAGGAGAAGCCGTTTCGCTCTGCCCGTTGACGACAGATTATGAGCTCCTTTATGGGTTTTTGAATGAGATAAGTCCTGCTATGGTGCCCACGGCGGGAACGGCAATTGGAAGCGCACTTGCTGTGGCCGTAAACCGCATGCGCGAAACACCGGGTGAAAGTAAAGTGGCGATTTTGATCAGCGATGGTGATAACACTTCCGGGAATTTAGGGCCGGCGACATCGGCGCAACTGGCGCATGCATTTGGGGTGAAGGTTTACACGATTTCGGTGGGTAAGCAAAAAAAATCGACACGCACAGACAGTGCGGCGGTGTCGAATGCGTTAGTAGATGAGACGGAGCTGAAAAATATTGCAGGTTTGGGAAATGGGAAATATTTTCGTGCGTCCGATAATAGTGCGCTAGCGGGTGTCTTCAAGCAAATTGACCAGATCGAAAAAGTGAAATCCAGGGATGTTGTGTCCCGTGATGTGACGGATTTTTACCGGGTTTATCTATATTGGGCAGTGTTGTTCCTGCTGATTGCGATTGGAACAAAAAGTACATTTATGGCAAACATTCTTGAAGATTAA